A DNA window from Bdellovibrio sp. BCCA contains the following coding sequences:
- the priA gene encoding replication restart helicase PriA, with amino-acid sequence MSSTQLWRVAVDAPLPEALTYSFAEPLQRGQLVNVPLGRRKVKGLVLGPTDKVPDFEIKSIDSIDEEYGPLPEQFVKWLEWLAQYYIHPVGQVVQSAFPPLRKTDKQRQSKRPPVIPQLESDSALDLTDEQRECFENISKQTGFATHLVFGVTGSGKTEVYLRLLDKVLKEGKRGIVLVPEISLTPQLIQRFARRFGDKIAALHSQLTDRERTNQWWDIVEGRKSILIGARSALFCPVEDLGIIIVDEEHEPSFKQDEKLKYNGRDAAVMLGKLMNCPVVLGSATPSLETWKNAQEGKYQLHTLRRRVANRSLPDIEVIDLRHQKSDDEEKKKIIDKYSHLPFWLSPALYERMGEVLERGDQAALFLNRRGIAQMVVCPACGHTRECPNCDISLTLHAHSHLVCHYCDYHENFKTKCPDCKEGELQAIGLGTELVETDLARLFPGKTIARADRDEIQSRADLEDLIAKMESGEIDILVGTQMIAKGLDFPKLKLVGLVLADVGFNLPDFRATERSFQLITQMSGRSGRHVKEGESPGLVIIQTFNVEHDSITFARNHDYEGFAQHELNIRSQLSYPPVGRLVSFRIQGTHLGKVEETAGLLARRAYALKAQFPQYNSIEVLGPAEAPLSKLRGQFRFHLLIKTTQVAAANPFSRQLLGDQEWVPSGIKILIDIDPMSLL; translated from the coding sequence ATGAGTTCTACTCAGCTATGGAGAGTGGCTGTTGATGCTCCTCTTCCAGAAGCTTTGACTTATAGCTTTGCAGAGCCTCTTCAGCGCGGTCAGCTTGTCAACGTGCCGCTGGGCCGACGCAAAGTGAAGGGTTTAGTTCTAGGGCCCACCGACAAAGTTCCTGATTTTGAAATTAAAAGTATTGATTCTATCGATGAAGAATACGGTCCACTTCCAGAGCAATTTGTAAAATGGCTGGAATGGCTTGCGCAGTACTATATTCATCCCGTGGGACAGGTCGTACAGTCAGCATTTCCTCCCCTGCGCAAAACGGATAAACAACGACAGTCGAAAAGACCTCCGGTTATTCCACAGCTTGAAAGTGATTCAGCTTTGGATTTAACCGACGAGCAGCGTGAGTGTTTTGAAAACATCTCAAAACAAACAGGCTTTGCCACGCATTTGGTTTTTGGTGTGACGGGCTCAGGAAAGACGGAAGTTTATCTGCGCCTTTTAGATAAAGTTTTAAAAGAAGGAAAACGCGGAATCGTTCTTGTTCCTGAGATTTCTTTGACACCGCAATTGATTCAACGATTCGCGCGTCGCTTTGGCGATAAAATCGCGGCCCTTCATTCACAGCTTACGGATCGCGAAAGAACCAATCAGTGGTGGGATATCGTCGAAGGACGAAAGTCAATTTTGATTGGTGCCCGTTCTGCCTTGTTTTGTCCTGTTGAAGATTTGGGAATCATCATCGTTGATGAAGAGCACGAACCTAGCTTTAAACAAGATGAAAAATTAAAATACAACGGTCGCGATGCCGCTGTGATGCTGGGTAAGCTGATGAACTGCCCTGTCGTTTTAGGATCAGCAACGCCGAGCCTTGAAACCTGGAAGAATGCGCAAGAAGGAAAATACCAACTGCACACACTTCGTCGCAGAGTTGCCAATCGTTCTCTTCCTGATATTGAAGTGATTGATCTTCGCCATCAAAAATCCGATGACGAAGAAAAGAAAAAGATCATCGACAAATATTCTCACCTGCCATTTTGGTTAAGCCCCGCACTTTACGAGCGCATGGGCGAAGTTTTAGAGCGCGGTGATCAGGCGGCGTTATTCTTGAATCGTCGCGGAATCGCGCAAATGGTGGTCTGTCCAGCCTGTGGTCACACGCGCGAATGTCCGAACTGTGATATTTCTTTAACGTTGCATGCGCATTCACACTTGGTTTGTCACTATTGCGACTATCACGAAAATTTCAAAACGAAATGTCCCGATTGCAAGGAAGGTGAATTGCAAGCGATTGGTTTAGGAACCGAGCTTGTTGAAACGGATCTTGCTCGCTTGTTCCCAGGGAAAACAATTGCGCGCGCGGACCGCGATGAAATTCAAAGTCGTGCAGATCTTGAAGACCTCATAGCGAAAATGGAATCTGGAGAAATTGATATTCTCGTTGGAACACAGATGATCGCCAAGGGTCTCGATTTTCCGAAACTCAAACTTGTAGGCCTTGTGCTTGCTGACGTCGGATTCAACCTCCCCGATTTCCGGGCGACCGAAAGAAGTTTTCAACTGATCACGCAAATGAGCGGCCGCAGCGGTCGTCACGTCAAAGAGGGTGAAAGCCCGGGACTCGTGATTATTCAGACCTTCAACGTCGAGCATGACAGCATCACGTTCGCTCGGAATCATGATTACGAAGGATTTGCTCAGCACGAATTAAACATTCGCTCACAATTAAGCTATCCACCTGTTGGACGTTTGGTGAGTTTCCGTATTCAAGGAACTCACTTGGGAAAGGTCGAAGAGACCGCCGGACTTTTAGCGAGAAGAGCTTATGCCTTGAAAGCGCAGTTTCCTCAATACAACTCCATTGAAGTTTTAGGGCCTGCTGAGGCTCCGCTTTCGAAGTTACGGGGGCAGTTTCGCTTTCATCTTCTTATCAAAACCACTCAAGTGGCTGCCGCAAATCCCTTTTCAAGACAGTTATTGGGCGATCAAGAGTGGGTTCCGTCAGGAATTAAAATATTAATCGATATCGATCCAATGAGTTTGCTTTAA
- a CDS encoding CFI-box-CTERM domain-containing protein gives MIQCPRCGIQVTELHPVDPELIGKLQAAGETNLPPQVCAGCISDLRRTLATSSGGILMQQERAKEQHRLQLWKSRVMLIKKARMCMTQKLYSEAAVSYEKYLKILDIVFDVKKGERLKPEAFKESARTTELTVVASVYWDLLRIYDSHDKYADRMANAAKQLAMFVQFTPIYPDIIRKAESFQKTARNPQIVKQFLKMSDKERPRCFIATSAFDNPLAAEVMTLREFRDFTLRNSAWGRKFIVLYYQHSPRIACLLDKHPRFKPAVRALLRILIKCVS, from the coding sequence ATGATTCAATGCCCTCGCTGCGGAATACAAGTTACTGAGCTTCATCCTGTCGACCCAGAGTTAATCGGAAAACTTCAGGCGGCTGGTGAAACCAATTTGCCACCTCAAGTGTGTGCAGGTTGTATTTCTGATTTGCGCCGAACTTTGGCGACAAGCAGTGGCGGCATTTTGATGCAACAAGAGCGCGCCAAGGAACAACACCGCCTGCAACTTTGGAAAAGCCGTGTGATGCTGATTAAAAAAGCCCGCATGTGCATGACTCAAAAACTTTATTCTGAAGCGGCGGTCTCTTACGAAAAGTATCTGAAAATTTTAGATATCGTTTTTGATGTAAAAAAAGGCGAACGTCTAAAGCCGGAAGCTTTTAAAGAAAGTGCGCGCACAACAGAGTTGACCGTGGTCGCATCCGTGTACTGGGATCTTTTGCGGATTTATGATTCTCATGACAAATATGCGGATCGCATGGCCAACGCTGCAAAACAACTGGCGATGTTTGTGCAATTCACTCCGATCTATCCGGATATTATCCGCAAGGCAGAGTCTTTTCAAAAGACAGCGCGCAATCCGCAAATCGTTAAGCAGTTTTTAAAAATGTCGGACAAAGAACGTCCACGTTGCTTTATTGCAACCTCGGCTTTCGACAATCCACTTGCAGCAGAAGTTATGACTCTGCGAGAGTTCCGCGATTTTACTCTTCGCAATTCTGCTTGGGGTCGCAAATTTATTGTGCTTTATTATCAGCATTCTCCTCGCATTGCTTGCTTACTCGATAAGCATCCGCGGTTCAAACCCGCAGTCAGAGCACTTCTCCGCATTTTGATTAAATGCGTTAGCTAA
- a CDS encoding FAD-dependent oxidoreductase has protein sequence MAHIYDYAIIGSGLTGLSIAAALSRETDNIALIEAADVAFGTNKKVNFPTGPINNGLRFVPDSVLSEKAMRFLENVLNKKVIADISEEAPITYEAGGFKTFLGFGDNPPAFYEELSYFTSSKRIDLASQPFEWTQALFEQFKGDFMPRSYVTKFHQEGDKVSHITINGSKTLQAQNFIFAGTVKDLGVLLPEDSISTRARSKLSKNTYWTALCLDVCHSKEVTDSTAMHILNGTTQDEIGPCAGRFLPAVEVEGQKLQASQWMTFIEQEVTEDSEVVGMALKKIKRQIKRAYPEALDNIKLERIFVAPIIAGNGDIKLSANLTIPELENLWIASSTVNEQKNLVGALLQAEMIVASLGFRVEASEEVPMNYEEETPQEASL, from the coding sequence ATGGCTCATATCTACGATTACGCAATTATTGGAAGTGGTTTAACTGGTCTTAGCATCGCCGCAGCTCTCAGCCGCGAGACAGACAACATCGCGCTTATTGAAGCTGCCGATGTGGCGTTTGGTACAAACAAAAAAGTAAATTTCCCGACAGGTCCGATTAACAATGGACTTCGTTTTGTACCGGATTCAGTTCTTTCCGAAAAAGCTATGCGCTTTCTTGAAAATGTTTTGAACAAAAAAGTCATCGCCGACATTTCTGAAGAAGCGCCGATCACTTACGAAGCTGGCGGTTTTAAAACTTTCTTGGGCTTTGGCGACAATCCGCCTGCGTTTTACGAGGAACTTTCTTACTTCACTTCAAGCAAACGCATCGATTTGGCTTCGCAGCCTTTTGAGTGGACACAGGCACTTTTTGAGCAATTCAAAGGTGACTTCATGCCACGTTCTTATGTGACGAAATTTCATCAAGAAGGCGACAAGGTTTCTCACATCACAATCAACGGTTCTAAAACTTTGCAGGCACAGAATTTTATTTTTGCAGGCACTGTAAAAGACCTTGGCGTGCTTTTACCGGAAGATTCTATTTCTACACGTGCACGTTCTAAGCTTTCAAAAAACACTTATTGGACAGCTCTATGCTTGGATGTTTGTCATAGCAAAGAAGTGACAGATTCAACAGCGATGCACATCCTTAACGGCACAACTCAAGATGAAATCGGTCCATGTGCTGGTCGCTTCCTTCCAGCTGTTGAAGTCGAAGGTCAGAAACTTCAAGCGTCTCAGTGGATGACATTTATCGAACAAGAAGTGACGGAAGATAGCGAAGTGGTCGGCATGGCTTTGAAAAAAATCAAACGCCAAATCAAGCGCGCTTATCCTGAAGCTTTGGACAATATTAAACTTGAAAGAATTTTTGTCGCCCCGATTATCGCAGGAAACGGCGATATCAAGTTGAGCGCAAACTTAACTATTCCTGAGTTGGAAAATCTTTGGATTGCCTCGTCAACTGTGAACGAACAAAAGAATTTGGTCGGCGCACTTTTGCAAGCTGAAATGATTGTGGCTTCTCTGGGTTTCCGTGTGGAAGCCTCTGAAGAAGTTCCAATGAATTACGAAGAAGAAACTCCGCAAGAAGCTTCTCTTTAA